One genomic window of Paenibacillus xylanilyticus includes the following:
- the atpD gene encoding F0F1 ATP synthase subunit beta, which yields MNKGRVVSIMGPVVDVEFERGGLPEILNAITITTVTESGVSVSLTLEASKHLGDNRVRCIAMSSTDGLVRGMEAVDTGAPISVPVGEATLGRVFNVLGEAIDTGGTVAAEHKNPIHRSAPAFDELTTQAEMLETGIKVIDLLAPYAKGGKIGLFGGAGVGKTVTIQELINNIAQEHGGISVFAGVGERTREGNDLYHEMSDSGVINKTAMVFGQMNEPPGARLRVALTGLTMAEYFRDEEGRDVLLFIDNIFRFTQAGSEVSALLGRMPSAVGYQPTLATEMGQLQERITSTKKGSVTSIQAIYVPADDYTDPAPATTFAHLDATTNLERKISEMGIYPAVDPLASSSRILAPEVVGEEHYSVAQGVKRILARYNELQDIIAILGMDELSEEDRALVYRARKIQRFLSQPFHVAEAFNGIPGKYVPVKETVRSFKEILEGKHDDLPEAAFLFVGTIEEAVEKAKTLV from the coding sequence ATGAACAAAGGACGCGTTGTGAGCATCATGGGTCCGGTTGTTGACGTCGAGTTTGAACGCGGCGGTCTGCCGGAAATCCTCAATGCCATTACGATCACTACAGTAACCGAAAGCGGCGTAAGTGTAAGTCTTACACTCGAAGCTTCGAAACATCTGGGTGACAACCGGGTACGTTGTATCGCGATGTCCTCCACGGACGGTCTCGTACGTGGTATGGAAGCAGTAGATACAGGAGCTCCAATCTCTGTACCTGTTGGGGAAGCGACACTGGGTCGTGTATTTAACGTACTTGGCGAAGCGATTGATACTGGCGGTACTGTTGCTGCTGAACATAAAAACCCGATTCACCGCTCTGCTCCTGCATTCGATGAACTGACGACTCAAGCAGAAATGCTGGAGACAGGTATCAAAGTTATCGACTTGCTGGCTCCTTACGCCAAAGGTGGTAAAATCGGTTTGTTCGGTGGTGCCGGTGTAGGTAAAACCGTTACTATTCAAGAATTGATCAACAACATTGCACAAGAGCACGGTGGTATCTCCGTATTCGCGGGTGTTGGTGAGCGTACACGTGAAGGTAACGACTTGTATCACGAGATGAGTGATTCCGGCGTTATCAACAAAACAGCAATGGTCTTCGGACAAATGAACGAGCCTCCAGGCGCACGTCTTCGTGTAGCCCTCACAGGTCTGACAATGGCGGAATATTTCCGTGATGAAGAAGGCCGTGACGTGTTGCTCTTTATCGATAACATCTTCCGTTTCACCCAAGCGGGTTCAGAAGTATCTGCCTTGCTCGGACGTATGCCTTCCGCGGTAGGTTACCAGCCTACGCTGGCAACAGAAATGGGTCAATTGCAAGAGCGTATCACTTCCACGAAAAAAGGATCGGTTACATCTATCCAGGCGATCTACGTACCTGCGGATGACTATACGGATCCGGCTCCTGCAACAACGTTTGCTCACTTGGATGCAACAACGAACCTGGAGCGTAAAATTTCCGAGATGGGTATCTACCCTGCGGTAGATCCACTCGCATCCAGCTCCCGGATCTTGGCACCAGAAGTTGTAGGTGAAGAACACTATAGCGTAGCTCAAGGCGTTAAACGCATCTTGGCGCGTTATAATGAGCTGCAGGATATCATTGCGATCCTGGGTATGGACGAGCTCAGTGAAGAAGACAGAGCGCTCGTTTACCGTGCTCGTAAAATTCAACGTTTCTTGTCCCAGCCTTTCCACGTTGCTGAAGCATTTAACGGTATTCCGGGTAAATACGTTCCGGTTAAAGAAACGGTGCGCAGCTTTAAAGAGATTCTCGAAGGCAAGCATGACGATCTGCCGGAAGCAGCATTCCTCTTCGTGGGTACGATTGAAGAGGCAGTGGAGAAAGCTAAAACACTGGTATAA
- a CDS encoding F0F1 ATP synthase subunit delta: protein MSRDTIVAKRYAKALFEVALQQQQVLEVEQELRAVVSGLTGDTEIIKFIVSPNISDEAKRNVLQASLEGKVSEPVLRTVLLLIERGRVELLEALLSDYLKIEGDSLGIADARVYSTYALNDEEKEAVAREFGGRVNKKIRIENIVDSTLLGGLKVAIGDTIYDGSLAGKLERLEQSFNRRVQ from the coding sequence ATGAGCCGCGATACGATTGTTGCCAAGCGTTATGCGAAAGCATTGTTCGAAGTCGCTCTCCAGCAGCAGCAGGTACTTGAAGTTGAACAGGAGTTGCGTGCGGTTGTCAGTGGATTGACTGGGGATACCGAGATCATCAAGTTCATCGTATCTCCGAACATCTCTGATGAAGCCAAACGGAACGTGCTCCAAGCGAGCCTTGAAGGCAAAGTGTCCGAACCTGTTCTGCGTACGGTTCTGCTCCTGATTGAGCGTGGCCGTGTTGAACTGCTGGAAGCTCTTTTGAGTGATTATCTGAAGATCGAGGGCGACTCGCTCGGCATTGCCGATGCCCGTGTTTACTCGACTTATGCATTGAATGATGAAGAAAAAGAAGCGGTAGCCCGTGAATTCGGAGGCCGTGTGAATAAAAAGATCCGTATCGAGAACATTGTCGATTCGACTCTGCTGGGCGGATTGAAAGTCGCCATTGGCGATACGATCTATGACGGCAGCTTGGCTGGCAAGCTCGAACGTCTTGAGCAGTCTTTTAACAGACGAGTACAGTAG
- the wecB gene encoding non-hydrolyzing UDP-N-acetylglucosamine 2-epimerase, translated as MSKKIKVMTIFGVRPEAIKMAPLILELQKHPESIESIVCVTAQHRQMLDQVLEVFNIQPDYDLDVMKDRQTLNEITIRVLGGLEPVLREAKPDIVLVHGDTLTTFVASYAAFLQQIQVGHVEAGLRTWNKLSPYPEEMNRQLTGVLADLHFAPTDWSFSNLAKENKPESSTYVTGNTVTDVFQYTVRQDYTHPVLEWAQGKRLVLMTAHRRESQGEPHRNIFQAVKRIADEFEDIAIVYPVHPSPAVKEPAHAILGNHPRIQLIDPLDVVDLHNFYPHTHLILTDSGGLQEEAPSFGVPVLVLRDTTERPEGIEAGTLELVGTDEERVYERTKALLTDETLYASMSQAANPYGDGHASERIVNAILHHFGVNSERPESFHRKFKK; from the coding sequence ATGTCCAAGAAAATTAAAGTCATGACGATATTCGGAGTTCGTCCGGAAGCCATTAAGATGGCTCCGCTTATTTTGGAACTTCAGAAACATCCCGAATCTATCGAATCCATCGTCTGTGTGACCGCACAACATCGTCAAATGCTGGATCAGGTTCTGGAAGTGTTTAATATTCAACCGGACTATGATCTGGACGTGATGAAAGATCGCCAAACGCTGAATGAAATCACGATTCGTGTCCTTGGTGGCCTGGAGCCTGTACTGCGCGAAGCAAAACCCGACATCGTGCTTGTTCACGGGGATACGCTGACTACGTTTGTAGCCAGCTATGCAGCGTTTCTGCAGCAGATTCAGGTGGGCCATGTGGAAGCAGGCCTTCGTACGTGGAACAAGCTGTCTCCGTATCCGGAGGAAATGAACCGCCAGTTGACCGGCGTACTTGCAGACTTGCATTTTGCACCGACAGATTGGTCGTTCTCCAACCTTGCCAAAGAAAATAAACCGGAGTCTAGTACCTATGTCACAGGCAACACGGTAACTGATGTGTTTCAATATACAGTACGGCAGGATTACACACATCCGGTACTTGAATGGGCACAGGGCAAACGTCTTGTGCTGATGACAGCTCACCGCCGTGAATCCCAAGGCGAGCCTCACCGTAACATTTTCCAGGCCGTTAAACGGATTGCCGACGAGTTCGAAGATATTGCCATCGTGTACCCGGTGCATCCAAGTCCTGCTGTGAAGGAGCCGGCTCACGCGATTTTGGGGAATCACCCCCGTATTCAATTAATTGATCCACTAGACGTGGTGGATTTGCATAACTTTTATCCGCATACTCACTTGATTTTGACCGATTCAGGCGGTTTGCAGGAAGAAGCACCTTCGTTTGGTGTGCCCGTGCTGGTTCTGCGGGATACAACGGAGCGCCCTGAAGGCATCGAGGCTGGAACGTTGGAACTGGTGGGTACGGATGAGGAACGTGTTTATGAACGGACCAAAGCTCTGCTTACAGATGAAACGCTGTATGCAAGCATGAGTCAAGCTGCCAATCCATACGGTGATGGACATGCATCGGAAAGAATTGTCAATGCGATTTTGCACCATTTTGGCGTAAATAGTGAACGTCCGGAATCATTTCACAGAAAATTCAAAAAATAA
- the upp gene encoding uracil phosphoribosyltransferase — protein MGKLVICDHPLIQHKLTFIRDMRTNTKDFRELVDEVATLMAYEITREIPLESIDVQTPVAETQGKVISGRMLGLVPILRAGLGMLDGVVKLLPAAKVGHVGLFRDPETLQPVEYYTKLPTDVTERELIVIDPMLATGGSAIAAIDVLKKRGCTQIKMMNLVAAPEGVKAVQDAHPDVDIYVAALDDRLDDHGYIVPGLGDAGDRLYGTK, from the coding sequence ATGGGAAAATTAGTAATATGTGATCACCCCTTGATTCAACACAAACTGACGTTTATACGCGACATGCGTACGAATACGAAAGATTTCCGCGAATTGGTGGATGAAGTGGCTACGCTGATGGCGTACGAGATTACAAGAGAGATTCCGCTCGAATCTATTGATGTGCAAACACCAGTAGCTGAAACACAAGGAAAGGTCATCTCTGGTCGTATGCTTGGTCTGGTACCAATCCTGCGCGCAGGTCTGGGTATGCTGGATGGCGTTGTTAAACTGCTTCCTGCGGCAAAAGTAGGACATGTTGGTCTTTTCCGTGACCCGGAAACACTGCAACCTGTTGAATACTACACGAAGCTGCCTACAGACGTTACGGAGCGTGAGCTGATTGTTATCGACCCAATGCTGGCAACTGGCGGATCTGCCATTGCTGCGATTGACGTGCTCAAAAAACGCGGCTGCACCCAAATCAAAATGATGAACCTTGTTGCAGCACCTGAAGGTGTAAAAGCAGTTCAGGACGCACACCCGGATGTGGACATCTATGTGGCTGCACTGGATGATCGTCTGGATGATCATGGTTATATCGTTCCCGGATTGGGAGATGCAGGAGACCGTCTGTACGGCACTAAATAA
- the atpE gene encoding F0F1 ATP synthase subunit C, whose translation MGAMALIAAAIVAGLGAFGAGIGNGMVISKTVEGIARQPEAKSTLQTTMFIGVGLIEVLPIIGVVLAFMFYGAA comes from the coding sequence ATGGGAGCAATGGCATTAATCGCAGCAGCAATTGTTGCAGGACTGGGCGCGTTTGGCGCAGGTATCGGTAACGGTATGGTAATCAGCAAGACAGTAGAAGGAATTGCCCGTCAACCGGAAGCAAAATCCACTCTTCAAACAACAATGTTTATCGGGGTAGGTCTGATCGAGGTATTGCCGATCATCGGTGTGGTACTCGCGTTCATGTTCTACGGTGCGGCTTAA
- a CDS encoding F0F1 ATP synthase subunit epsilon: protein MSTFLLEIVTPERLVYSSQADSIIARGIEGELGILPGHIPMVTPLQIAPIIIKNGKENKQVAIGGGFIEVRKDKVVVLAESAEFPEDIDVDRARAAKERAERRLSSQSNQDHFDHRRAEIALQKAVNRINVYGK from the coding sequence TTGAGCACCTTTTTGTTGGAAATTGTAACGCCTGAGCGTTTGGTCTATTCGTCGCAAGCAGATAGCATCATCGCTCGTGGTATTGAAGGGGAACTGGGGATATTGCCAGGCCATATCCCTATGGTTACTCCATTGCAGATTGCACCGATTATTATCAAAAACGGAAAAGAGAACAAGCAGGTCGCTATTGGCGGCGGCTTTATCGAAGTCCGCAAAGATAAGGTTGTTGTTCTCGCAGAAAGTGCCGAATTCCCGGAAGATATCGATGTGGATCGTGCGCGTGCAGCGAAAGAACGGGCAGAACGCCGTCTCAGCAGCCAAAGCAACCAGGACCACTTTGATCACCGCCGGGCAGAGATTGCTCTGCAAAAAGCGGTTAACCGGATCAACGTATACGGCAAATAA
- a CDS encoding DUF1146 family protein — MDIDLTNQLNQSLSTNGLVSIVVSLLCIALAWWALQNLKLDLIIRQPKGAQGRLLHLLLAIILGHAVSGFVIDYLSWTQMLRHLF, encoded by the coding sequence ATGGATATTGATCTGACGAATCAGTTGAACCAGTCATTAAGCACAAATGGGTTAGTTTCGATTGTCGTTTCGCTATTGTGTATAGCACTCGCATGGTGGGCGCTGCAAAACCTGAAGCTTGATCTGATTATCAGACAGCCGAAGGGCGCTCAGGGAAGATTGCTGCATTTGCTGCTTGCCATTATTCTGGGTCATGCCGTATCCGGGTTCGTTATTGATTATTTATCATGGACCCAAATGTTGCGTCATTTGTTTTAA
- a CDS encoding AtpZ/AtpI family protein has translation MADSNKPNSSRNHDNNVWKAMGLVTAFGIEIAVLAVAGYYAGSWLDKTIGGNGIWIAVSVLFFLAAGGVSIYFIAKKFMGESDE, from the coding sequence ATGGCCGATTCGAACAAACCAAATTCATCCCGTAACCATGACAACAATGTATGGAAAGCGATGGGGCTCGTGACAGCTTTTGGGATCGAGATTGCTGTTCTCGCTGTTGCCGGATATTACGCTGGCTCCTGGTTGGACAAGACCATTGGAGGTAACGGAATATGGATCGCCGTAAGCGTTCTCTTTTTTCTGGCGGCAGGTGGAGTGAGCATCTACTTTATCGCGAAAAAATTCATGGGGGAAAGTGATGAGTGA
- a CDS encoding ATP synthase subunit I, with amino-acid sequence MSELTRYRRWMTVSIMYFLMICFLAAAFMPRVETIALGLALGTGISWINAFYLGYKVRKMSDDAAEGNLKRVNLGFLTRAALAVLGIYISMRFPQYFNTYAVAGGLVIAQFSLLIIGIVYSRRAE; translated from the coding sequence ATGAGTGAACTAACCAGATACCGCAGATGGATGACTGTTTCCATCATGTACTTTCTTATGATTTGTTTTCTCGCAGCGGCCTTTATGCCACGTGTGGAGACAATTGCTTTGGGACTGGCCCTGGGTACAGGAATTAGCTGGATCAATGCATTTTACCTGGGCTACAAAGTAAGGAAAATGTCAGATGATGCGGCAGAAGGTAACTTGAAGCGTGTGAACCTGGGATTTTTGACAAGAGCGGCACTCGCAGTGCTCGGTATATATATATCGATGCGCTTTCCGCAGTATTTCAATACATATGCGGTTGCAGGCGGTCTGGTCATTGCGCAATTTTCCTTACTGATTATAGGGATCGTCTATTCCCGCAGAGCAGAATGA
- the atpA gene encoding F0F1 ATP synthase subunit alpha: MSIKPEEISTLIKSQIEQYKNDIDVVEVGTVIEVGDGIARVYGLENVMSNELVEFPSGVMGLAMNVEESNVGVVILGPYSDIREGDQVKRTGQIMQVPVGEALIGRVVNPLGIPVDGKGPIATTEFRPVEGKAPGVMDRKSVHEPMQTGIKAIDAMVPIGRGQRELIIGDRQTGKTSIAIDAILNQKGSGMKCIYVAIGQKQSTVAQVVETLRRKGAMEYTIVVTAAASDPSPLLYIAPYSGCSMGEYFMYKGEHVLVIYDDLTKQAAAYRELSLLLRRPPGREAYPGDVFYLHSRLLERAAKLNDELGGGSLTALPFIETQASDVSAYIPTNVISITDGQIFLEADLFNAGQRPAINVGISVSRVGGSAQIKAMKKVAGSLRLDLAQYRELQAFSQFGSDLDKATQARLNRGARMMEILKQGVNQPLPVEQQVVSLYTAVKGFLDEIPTGDVTRFEREFLAFMESNHPEILGSIRDTKELTADNENALKGAIEKFRKSFAVSV; encoded by the coding sequence TTGAGTATCAAACCAGAAGAAATCAGTACATTAATTAAGAGCCAGATCGAACAATACAAGAACGATATCGATGTAGTCGAAGTCGGGACGGTTATTGAGGTGGGTGACGGTATCGCCCGTGTATACGGACTTGAGAATGTCATGTCCAACGAGTTGGTTGAATTCCCAAGCGGTGTTATGGGCCTCGCCATGAACGTGGAAGAGAGCAATGTCGGTGTCGTTATCCTGGGACCTTACTCTGACATCCGTGAAGGCGACCAAGTAAAACGTACAGGTCAAATCATGCAAGTGCCGGTTGGCGAAGCATTGATTGGACGCGTTGTGAACCCGCTCGGTATTCCTGTAGATGGCAAAGGGCCAATCGCTACAACGGAATTCCGTCCGGTTGAAGGTAAAGCACCAGGCGTTATGGATCGTAAATCGGTTCATGAGCCAATGCAAACTGGTATCAAAGCGATTGACGCAATGGTTCCAATCGGTCGCGGACAACGTGAGTTGATCATCGGTGACCGTCAAACAGGTAAAACATCGATCGCAATCGATGCTATCCTGAACCAAAAAGGCAGCGGCATGAAGTGTATCTACGTTGCTATCGGTCAGAAGCAATCTACGGTTGCTCAAGTTGTGGAAACTCTTCGTCGTAAAGGCGCAATGGAGTACACAATCGTCGTAACTGCAGCAGCATCTGATCCATCCCCGCTCTTGTACATTGCACCTTACTCCGGTTGTTCAATGGGTGAGTACTTCATGTACAAAGGCGAGCACGTTCTCGTTATCTATGATGACTTGACTAAACAAGCGGCAGCATACCGTGAGCTCTCCTTGCTGCTTCGTCGTCCTCCGGGCCGTGAGGCATATCCGGGTGACGTATTCTATCTGCACTCCCGTTTGCTGGAGCGTGCAGCGAAGCTGAATGATGAACTTGGTGGTGGTTCTTTAACCGCTCTGCCATTCATTGAAACACAGGCTTCCGACGTATCTGCTTACATCCCGACGAACGTAATCTCGATCACAGACGGACAAATCTTCCTTGAAGCCGACTTGTTCAATGCTGGACAACGCCCGGCGATCAACGTAGGTATTTCCGTATCCCGTGTCGGTGGTTCTGCTCAGATCAAAGCGATGAAAAAGGTTGCAGGTTCCCTGCGTCTCGACCTCGCTCAATATCGTGAGCTTCAAGCGTTCTCCCAGTTCGGCTCCGATCTGGACAAAGCGACTCAGGCCCGCCTGAATCGTGGTGCCCGCATGATGGAAATCCTGAAGCAGGGTGTAAACCAGCCTCTGCCTGTTGAACAGCAGGTTGTGAGCTTGTATACAGCGGTTAAAGGATTCCTGGATGAAATTCCAACAGGTGACGTTACTCGCTTTGAGCGTGAGTTCCTTGCGTTCATGGAGAGCAACCATCCGGAAATTCTCGGGTCCATCCGTGATACAAAAGAATTGACTGCAGACAACGAAAATGCACTGAAAGGTGCAATCGAGAAGTTCAGAAAGAGCTTCGCTGTCTCTGTCTAA
- the atpF gene encoding F0F1 ATP synthase subunit B: protein MSFVWENTLLAIIAFAILYWLLSRYAFGPLFSIMEKRRELVLTQMNEAAQTREQAIAYVEEQKQALEQARKEAHDIIEQSKQTGGKQAESILADAKAEANRLKDDAVREIESEKNKAVAALRSELGTASVQIASKLIKKEVENGPAQEELVNQYLNEVGGRQ, encoded by the coding sequence TTGAGTTTCGTATGGGAAAATACGCTTCTTGCGATTATCGCATTTGCAATTTTATATTGGCTGCTTAGCCGTTATGCTTTCGGTCCTTTGTTCTCCATCATGGAAAAACGTCGCGAACTCGTGCTGACGCAGATGAATGAGGCTGCTCAGACTCGGGAACAGGCCATTGCCTATGTGGAGGAACAAAAACAAGCTCTGGAGCAAGCGCGCAAGGAAGCTCACGACATCATTGAACAGTCCAAACAAACGGGCGGCAAACAGGCTGAGTCAATTCTGGCTGACGCAAAAGCTGAAGCTAATCGTCTGAAAGACGATGCGGTACGTGAAATTGAAAGCGAGAAGAACAAAGCAGTTGCAGCGCTTCGCAGCGAACTGGGTACAGCTTCCGTTCAGATTGCTTCCAAATTGATCAAAAAAGAAGTTGAGAACGGTCCAGCACAAGAAGAGCTTGTGAACCAATACCTCAATGAGGTAGGGGGCCGACAATGA
- the atpG gene encoding ATP synthase F1 subunit gamma, producing the protein MAKGMREIKRQIKSVQSTKQITKAMEMVAAAKLRKAQEKAEAARPYSEKLKEVVASIASSTQGIQHPMLESRPVKKTAYLIITSDRGLAGGYNANILRQVNQTLKERHNSQNDYELFVIGRKGRDYFRRREIAMASTTTDLSDSPSFADIKSIAHEAVRGFELAEFDELYICYNRFVNALTQIPTVERLLPMDTPEVSAANGPTASYEYEPSAEAVLEVLLPRYAETLIYGALLNGKASELGAKMTAMGNATKNASKLINDLSLTYNRARQAAITQEITEIVAGANAAQG; encoded by the coding sequence ATGGCAAAAGGCATGCGCGAAATTAAGCGGCAAATTAAAAGCGTACAGAGCACCAAGCAGATCACCAAAGCAATGGAGATGGTTGCAGCTGCAAAACTGCGTAAAGCGCAGGAAAAAGCTGAGGCAGCCCGTCCTTATTCGGAGAAACTGAAAGAAGTTGTGGCTAGTATTGCATCCAGCACGCAAGGCATCCAGCATCCGATGCTAGAGAGCCGTCCGGTCAAAAAGACAGCTTATCTAATCATTACATCGGACCGCGGACTTGCAGGTGGATACAATGCGAATATTCTGCGTCAGGTTAACCAGACACTGAAAGAACGCCATAACTCACAGAATGATTATGAGTTGTTCGTAATCGGACGTAAGGGACGCGATTACTTCAGACGCCGTGAGATTGCGATGGCTTCCACGACAACGGATCTGTCGGATTCGCCTTCATTTGCAGATATCAAATCCATCGCACACGAAGCTGTTCGTGGATTTGAACTGGCTGAATTTGATGAATTGTACATTTGTTATAACCGCTTTGTAAATGCGTTGACCCAGATTCCTACGGTAGAACGTCTTCTTCCTATGGATACACCTGAGGTATCTGCTGCGAATGGACCAACTGCAAGCTACGAGTACGAACCGTCAGCCGAGGCTGTACTGGAGGTTCTGCTTCCGCGTTATGCGGAGACATTGATCTACGGTGCGCTTCTGAACGGTAAGGCGAGTGAGTTGGGCGCGAAAATGACGGCGATGGGTAATGCAACCAAAAATGCATCCAAACTCATTAATGATTTGTCATTGACTTACAACCGTGCCCGTCAAGCAGCGATCACGCAGGAGATTACGGAAATTGTGGCAGGTGCCAACGCAGCACAAGGCTAA
- the murA gene encoding UDP-N-acetylglucosamine 1-carboxyvinyltransferase, producing the protein MSKFIVRGGKRLTGSVKVSGAKNSVLPIIAASLLGEEGQSVIIDAPPLDDVMTINKVLESLGAGVTYRDEVITVNAEKLTSCEAPYEWVSKMRASFLVMGPLLTRMGHTRISLPGGCAIGTRPIDQHLKGFEAMGAEISLGQGYIEARSQGRLRGAKIYLDVASVGATQNIMMAATLADGVTVLENAAKEPEIVDLANFLNGMGAKVRGAGTGVIRIEGVEKLTGVKHTVIPDRVEAGTYMAAAAISGGDVYIEGAISDHLGSVIAKMEEMGVTILPDENGVRVIADRPLKAVDVKTLPYPGFPTDMQSQMMALLLASEGTSVVTETVFENRFMHVDEFQLMNAEIKVEGRSSIITGNAKLKGAKVTATDLRAGAALIIAGLVAEGTTEVGGVHHIDRGYVHLAEKLNGLGADIYRISVEEPKLDAAKPATEKAEEEVPMFKVQPTWA; encoded by the coding sequence ATGAGCAAATTTATCGTCCGCGGTGGCAAAAGGTTGACCGGAAGTGTCAAAGTTAGCGGCGCTAAAAATTCTGTTCTTCCGATCATCGCTGCCTCTCTACTAGGGGAAGAAGGACAAAGCGTTATTATTGACGCGCCTCCTCTAGACGATGTGATGACGATTAACAAAGTGTTGGAATCGCTGGGAGCGGGTGTTACATACCGGGACGAAGTGATTACCGTGAATGCGGAAAAACTTACTTCCTGTGAAGCCCCGTATGAATGGGTAAGTAAAATGCGGGCGTCTTTTCTGGTCATGGGGCCTTTATTGACGCGTATGGGTCATACGAGAATTTCGCTTCCTGGTGGATGTGCCATCGGAACACGGCCGATTGATCAGCATTTGAAAGGTTTTGAAGCCATGGGTGCCGAGATCAGCTTGGGCCAAGGCTATATCGAAGCTCGCAGCCAAGGACGGTTGCGCGGTGCAAAAATTTATCTGGATGTAGCTTCTGTCGGAGCTACTCAAAATATTATGATGGCTGCAACACTGGCTGACGGTGTAACCGTGCTGGAAAATGCAGCAAAAGAACCTGAGATTGTGGATCTGGCCAACTTCCTTAACGGAATGGGTGCCAAAGTCCGTGGAGCGGGTACAGGAGTTATTCGCATCGAAGGTGTGGAGAAACTCACTGGAGTGAAGCACACCGTGATTCCTGACCGGGTAGAAGCGGGTACTTACATGGCTGCTGCTGCAATTTCTGGTGGCGACGTGTACATCGAAGGTGCTATCTCCGATCATTTGGGTTCGGTTATTGCCAAGATGGAAGAGATGGGAGTGACCATCCTGCCGGATGAGAATGGGGTACGTGTCATTGCAGACCGTCCACTCAAGGCAGTAGATGTGAAAACTTTACCATACCCTGGATTCCCTACTGATATGCAGTCCCAGATGATGGCGCTCTTGCTGGCATCAGAAGGAACAAGTGTCGTAACAGAGACGGTGTTTGAGAATCGCTTTATGCATGTGGATGAATTCCAGTTGATGAATGCGGAGATCAAAGTGGAAGGCCGTTCGTCCATCATTACAGGTAATGCCAAACTGAAGGGTGCCAAAGTTACAGCTACCGATTTGCGTGCGGGTGCTGCACTCATTATTGCGGGTCTGGTTGCTGAAGGCACAACTGAAGTCGGCGGTGTTCATCACATCGACCGTGGCTACGTTCACTTGGCTGAAAAGCTGAATGGACTGGGAGCCGACATTTACCGTATTTCGGTTGAAGAACCGAAACTGGACGCAGCTAAGCCTGCAACCGAAAAAGCTGAGGAAGAAGTGCCGATGTTCAAGGTGCAACCGACTTGGGCTTAA
- the atpB gene encoding F0F1 ATP synthase subunit A — protein MHEAPIIMLGGFRLDLSVVLMLVVTGALVFIFAVLATRRLSVENPGKLQNFMEWAVEFVRNLISSTMDMKKGKHFISLALSMIMFIFVGNMLGLPFQAVTEVTEVSQAQVFNQPIVTAVDAFEEAHAKDPEAHPHVELAWWKSPTADLSVTMGLALVAFMVSHGLGLFRNTRGYLKHYLQPFALFLPINLIETASKLLTHGMRLFANIFAGEVLIATILKLTTFKVFGAIAAIPLLMVWQGFSIFIGAIQAFVFVILMMVYISQSIETHDEH, from the coding sequence ATGCATGAAGCTCCAATTATTATGCTTGGCGGATTTCGACTGGATCTATCGGTTGTGTTAATGTTGGTCGTTACAGGTGCCCTCGTTTTTATTTTTGCTGTCCTGGCTACACGGAGATTGTCCGTTGAGAACCCCGGCAAGCTGCAAAATTTTATGGAGTGGGCAGTCGAATTCGTCCGCAATCTGATTTCCAGCACGATGGATATGAAGAAAGGGAAACATTTTATCTCTCTCGCACTTTCCATGATTATGTTCATCTTTGTCGGTAACATGCTGGGTCTTCCGTTCCAGGCAGTTACGGAAGTTACAGAGGTCAGTCAGGCACAGGTGTTTAATCAACCGATCGTTACAGCGGTCGATGCGTTTGAAGAAGCGCATGCCAAAGATCCTGAAGCACATCCACACGTTGAGCTGGCTTGGTGGAAATCACCTACCGCTGACTTGTCGGTAACGATGGGACTAGCACTTGTTGCGTTCATGGTATCTCATGGACTCGGATTGTTCCGCAACACGAGAGGTTATCTCAAGCACTACCTTCAGCCATTCGCCTTGTTCTTGCCCATCAACTTGATTGAAACGGCATCCAAGCTGCTGACACACGGTATGCGTCTATTCGCCAATATCTTCGCGGGTGAGGTACTGATCGCAACGATCCTGAAGCTGACCACGTTTAAAGTGTTTGGCGCAATAGCTGCCATTCCGTTGCTGATGGTGTGGCAAGGCTTTAGTATCTTTATCGGCGCGATCCAGGCATTTGTTTTTGTAATCTTGATGATGGTGTACATTTCACAGAGCATCGAGACGCACGACGAACATTAA